One part of the Helicoverpa armigera isolate CAAS_96S chromosome 3, ASM3070526v1, whole genome shotgun sequence genome encodes these proteins:
- the LOC110377544 gene encoding uncharacterized protein LOC110377544, whose translation MWKVVTLAMLSLCHVNALESNLCQETPKEKHCLIEYSVRDRWPHQVRYVYNWYTKSCFEIRWSDNCHAVPSPTTTNNFLTYQECLDQCGGWA comes from the exons ATGTGGAAGGTTGTGACCTTAGCTATGTTATCACTCTGTCATGTTAATGCGC TGGAATCCAATTTGTGTCAAGAAACGCCGAAGGAGAAGCACTGTCTAATAGAGTACAGCGTGAGAGATCGATGGCCGCACCAAGTCAG ATACGTATACAACTGGTACACAAAATCCTGCTTCGAGATCCGCTGGTCAGACAACTGCCACGCCGTGCCCTCGCCAACGACCACCAACAACTTTCTGACTTACCAGGAGTGTCTGGACCAGTGTGGTGGGTGGGCGTGA
- the LOC110377528 gene encoding calcium and integrin-binding family member 3, whose product MGNKVVTFTEQQLEDYQDCTFFTRKEILRVFKRFREVNPTLVPKRMTENQPHTVVVPVEEIEKLPELKENPFKRRICQVFSHDGSGNLTFEDFLDMMSVFSEAAPRDIKAWYAFRIYDLDDDMYIGRDDLLEATRLLTKGELHPQEREEIVASVLDEADVDGDGRLSFMDFEHVVVRAPDFLSTFHIRV is encoded by the exons ATGGGGAACAAAGTTGTGACGTTCACGGAACAACAGCTAGAGGATTACCAG GACTGTACATTTTTTACAAGGAAAGAAATACTTAG AGTATTCAAGCGCTTCAGAGAAGTGAACCCTACCTTAGTGCCTAAACGAATGACGGAGAATCAGCCTCACACTGTCGTTGTTCCTGTGGAAGAGATAGAAAAATTACCTGAATTAAAA GAGAATCCGTTCAAGCGTCGAATATGTCAGGTGTTCTCTCACGACGGCTCCGGGAACCTGACGTTTGAAGACTTCCTCGACATGATGTCTGTCTTCAGCGAGGCCGCGCCCAGAGATATCAAGGCTTG GTACGCGTTCCGCATCTACGATTTAGATGACGACATGTACATTGGTCGAGACGATCTCCTCGAGGCCACTCGTCTCCTCACGAAGGGCGAGCTGCACCCTCAGGAGCGCGAGGAGATAGTGGCCAGCGTGCTGGACGAGGCCGACGTGGACGGCGACGGGAGACTCTCCTTCATGGACTTCGAGCACGTCGTGGTGCGGGCGCCGGACTTTCTGTCCACCTTCCATATCAGAGTGTGA